A genomic segment from Acipenser ruthenus chromosome 5, fAciRut3.2 maternal haplotype, whole genome shotgun sequence encodes:
- the LOC117402216 gene encoding T-box transcription factor T, whose protein sequence is MTATATENSGKSVQYRVDHLLSAVENELQAGSEKGDPTERELKVNLDENELWNKFKELTNEMIVTKNGRRMFPVLKVNVSGLDPNAMYSFLLDFVAADNHRWKYVNGEWVPGGKPEPHAPSCVYIHPDSPNFGAHWMKAPVSFSKVKLTNKLNGGGQIMLNSLHKYEPRIHIVRVGGPQRMITSHPFPETQFIAVTAYQNEEITALKIKYNPFAKAFLDAKERSDHKDVLDDVGDSQQSGYSQCAWFIPGTSSLCPPANPHPQFGGPLTLSSSHGCDRYSTLRNHRSAPYPSPYTHSPTGYTDNSSACLSMLQTHDNWSSLQVPTHSSMLPMSHSAGTVSSSSQYPSLWSVSNSSITPVSQSGGMSNGLSSQFLRGSMAHYPSLPHSVPASSGSPLYETGAPTDLHDTQYDTSSQHGRLATTWTPITPPSM, encoded by the exons ATGACTGCCACAGCGACAGAAAATTCTGGGAAGAGTGTCCAGTACAGAGTGGATCATCTTCTGAGTGCCGTGGAAAATGAACTGCAGGCTGGCAGCGAAAAGGGAGACCCCACTGAGCGAGAACTCAAAGTCAACCTGGACGAAAATGAACTGTGGAACAAGTTTAAGGAACTCACGAACGAGATGATTGTCACCAAGAATGGAAG GAGGATGTTTCCCGTTCTGAAGGTGAACGTGTCTGGCCTCGACCCCAATGCCATGTACTCTTTCCTGCTTGATTTCGTGGCTGCCGACAACCACCGGTGGAAGTACGTGAACGGGGAGTGGGTTCCAGGTGGTAAACCTGAACCACATGCCCCTAGCTGCGTCTACATTCACCCTGACTCTCCCAACTTCGGAGCCCACTGGATGAAAGCGCCCGTCTCCTTCAGTAAAGTCAAACTCACCAACAAACTCAACGGGGGTGGACAG ATCATGCTGAACTCTCTTCACAAGTATGAGCCCAGGATCCACATCGTGAGGGTTGGAGGTCCGCAGCGCATGATTACCAGCCATCCCTTCCCGGAAACACAGTTTATCGCAGTGACAGCATACCAGAACGAAGAG attacagctctcaaaataaaatacaacccatTTGCAAAGGCCTTCCTTGATGCCAAAGAAAG GAGTGATCACAAAGATGTCCTAGACGATGTAGGAGACAGTCAGCAGTCGGGGTATtcacagt GTGCATGGTTCATTCCTGGCACTAGTAGCTTGTGCCCTCCTGCAAACCCTCACCCCCAGTTTGGAGGGCCCCTGACCCTCTCATCCTCACATGGCTGCGACAGGTACTCAACACTGAGGAACCACCGTTCGGCCCCCTATCCCAGCCCTTACACCCACTCCCCAA CAGGTTATACAGACAACTCCTCCGCCTGCCTCTCCATGCTGCAGACCCATGACAACTGGTCCAGTCTGCAGGTCCCCACGCACTCCAGCATGTTGCCCATGTCACACAGCGCTGGCACTGTCTCCAGCTCCAG CCAGTACCCGAGCTTGTGGTCTGTCAGTAACAGCTCCATCACCCCAGTTTCCCAGTCTGGGGGCATGTCGAATGGACTGAGCTCCCAGTTCCTCCGCGGCTCCATGGCGCACTACCCGTCTCTCCCTCACTCTGTTCCAGCCTCCTCCGGATCACCGCTGTATGAAACCGGAGCTCCGACAGACTTGCACGACACGCAGTACGACACCTCATCCCAACACGGCCGGCTAGCCACCACATGGACCCCCATCACCCCCCCTtccatgtaa